From one Gracilibacillus salinarum genomic stretch:
- a CDS encoding TAXI family TRAP transporter solute-binding subunit, with protein sequence MKKYSLFLILALMLGVMLVACGDASTDALDEEGQEETNEETTDAEGGETPEGWKEDITVLTGGEAGVYFPLGVAMAEIMDEHVDGVTATGITSGASVVNANELSEGQADFALIQNDVAYYAHEGTNMFDGVVDGFSGVFTIYPETIQIVTLADSGIETVEALAGKRVAVGDVGSGTEANASQILAVHDLTFDDISAEWMGFGDAATNLQDGNIDAAFVTAGTPTGSIQELAASADIKIVSITEDKIAQLEEEYPYYVREDLDENTYENFDATATTVAVQAMLAASDELPEDQVYELVKSIFDNLDAMKNAHERGNDLTIDTAQDGMSIDLHPGAKKFYDEQ encoded by the coding sequence GTGAAAAAATACAGCTTGTTCTTGATTTTAGCTCTGATGTTAGGCGTGATGCTGGTGGCTTGTGGTGACGCTTCAACGGATGCGTTGGATGAAGAGGGTCAGGAAGAGACAAATGAAGAAACAACAGATGCAGAAGGCGGAGAAACACCGGAAGGATGGAAAGAAGACATTACCGTTCTAACTGGTGGTGAAGCAGGTGTTTATTTTCCATTAGGTGTAGCGATGGCGGAAATTATGGACGAACATGTTGATGGTGTGACAGCAACTGGTATTACCAGTGGTGCATCGGTCGTCAATGCCAATGAATTAAGTGAAGGCCAAGCCGACTTTGCCTTAATTCAGAATGATGTGGCGTATTACGCCCATGAAGGTACTAATATGTTTGATGGCGTAGTGGATGGATTTAGTGGGGTTTTTACCATTTATCCAGAAACGATTCAAATCGTCACCTTAGCAGATAGCGGCATTGAAACCGTGGAAGCTTTGGCCGGCAAACGTGTTGCAGTAGGGGATGTCGGTTCAGGTACAGAAGCGAATGCGAGTCAGATTCTGGCTGTTCATGACTTAACTTTCGATGATATTAGCGCAGAATGGATGGGCTTTGGAGACGCTGCTACTAATTTACAGGATGGTAATATTGATGCAGCATTTGTGACAGCGGGGACACCTACTGGCAGTATTCAAGAATTAGCGGCAAGTGCAGATATAAAAATTGTCAGCATCACAGAAGATAAAATCGCGCAATTAGAAGAAGAGTATCCATATTATGTGCGAGAAGACTTGGATGAAAATACGTATGAGAATTTTGATGCAACTGCGACAACGGTAGCAGTGCAAGCTATGCTGGCAGCAAGTGATGAATTGCCGGAAGATCAAGTGTATGAATTAGTGAAGTCTATTTTTGACAACTTAGACGCAATGAAAAATGCGCATGAACGAGGAAATGATCTTACCATTGATACAGCTCAAGATGGTATGTCCATTGATTTACATCCAGGTGCGAAGAAGTTTTACGATGAACAATAA
- a CDS encoding DUF1850 domain-containing protein encodes MNNNNQEEQALLLSNASFRKVGFIVLIVCLLVVIWFFWQSPHYLLEITDRNTNEVLWSAEIDENETFSHEYIHSVEKSPVKEVFQFASSGEMLTMESWTKSFGAGMPYAREGDVEMKDGYYILRNLKRPIQGGIIRMKPSDLYPHRFTFRQDSFYLSKEPFVKKIIEIDVRSLTWWEGLQRSFTL; translated from the coding sequence ATGAACAATAACAATCAGGAAGAGCAGGCATTGCTATTGAGCAATGCCTCTTTTCGAAAAGTGGGATTTATCGTACTGATTGTTTGTTTGCTTGTTGTCATCTGGTTCTTTTGGCAAAGCCCCCACTATTTGCTGGAAATTACCGATCGTAATACGAATGAAGTACTATGGTCTGCCGAAATAGATGAAAATGAAACATTCTCGCATGAATACATTCATTCCGTGGAGAAATCTCCGGTGAAAGAAGTATTTCAGTTTGCTTCTTCAGGAGAAATGTTAACGATGGAGAGTTGGACGAAGTCATTTGGTGCGGGGATGCCTTATGCAAGAGAAGGCGATGTGGAAATGAAGGACGGTTATTATATTTTAAGAAATTTGAAGCGACCGATCCAGGGGGGAATTATTCGGATGAAGCCTTCTGATTTGTACCCACATCGATTCACCTTCAGGCAGGACAGTTTTTATCTTTCGAAAGAACCATTTGTTAAGAAGATTATTGAAATAGATGTACGGAGCTTAACCTGGTGGGAAGGATTGCAGCGATCCTTCACGTTGTAG
- a CDS encoding TRAP transporter permease, with the protein MEDNQKQLLQELEGSDRKLRNGWAVFVLVIGVALSAFHLYVAGFGLPGIGSKTFLILHLTLGLVLVYLIFPVKKGLRQASIPWYDSVLALLSLAAGVYLIQKQTATSIMSGRPTDLDLVVGLLLIVLVLEATRRVVGKPLVIIALVFIAYFFLGEFMPGSFHHTRGDFERFVYEITYRNNGLFGTPIYASAQFVFIFILFGAILESTGAGKMFIDLALRMFGRFKGGPAKASVVASGMMGSISGSSTANAVTTGTFTIPLMKKVGFKPHVAGGVEVAASSSGQFLPPIMGAAAFIMVEFTGIPYYQIIQSALIPALLAYVGILFMVHFEASKHGITGMERDQLASGWQLLWRQGYLLLPILVLLYFLVYQRVSVNNSAFFSIIVLLVLAMFVPRFANRLGRTSMWAALFIVATFLMQYLIGPLNQGLYALNSLFHIDFFTVETIRWKPELVMLILISTGLALLFGFVQKRKEIPVPTESFHVKRIVEGFETASRNALSIIVACATAGILIGVITTSGLSTKFTRIVIDFSATLTDALPSFLVTDNTQLYFALVLTVFACLLLGLGLPTTATYVVLAAIVAPVLTDMGVHVLIAHLFVLYYGVLADDTPPINLPAYATAGIAKAGPVKTGLQGFKYDSAAILLPFVFTLNPTILLLTDVTWYQMVWAIFTATIGMIAFASFIQNWLIRRYYWYERLLALLTALLFIQNNLLTDLIGVVILTGLLGAQWLFGRTKKKTM; encoded by the coding sequence ATGGAGGACAATCAGAAGCAGCTGTTACAGGAACTGGAGGGTAGCGATCGTAAATTACGCAATGGCTGGGCAGTCTTCGTGCTGGTGATCGGTGTTGCGCTATCCGCTTTTCATTTGTACGTAGCAGGCTTTGGGTTACCGGGCATCGGATCAAAAACGTTTTTGATTTTACACTTAACACTGGGACTAGTGTTAGTCTATTTAATTTTTCCTGTCAAAAAAGGACTGAGACAAGCAAGCATACCTTGGTATGACAGTGTATTAGCATTATTGTCGCTGGCTGCGGGTGTCTATCTTATTCAAAAACAAACAGCAACGTCGATTATGTCTGGGCGACCAACTGACCTTGATTTAGTAGTAGGGCTTTTGTTAATTGTGCTTGTATTAGAAGCAACGAGAAGAGTTGTTGGTAAACCGCTTGTCATTATTGCACTTGTTTTTATTGCCTATTTCTTTCTTGGGGAGTTTATGCCAGGTTCCTTTCATCATACAAGAGGTGACTTTGAACGATTTGTATATGAGATTACCTATCGTAATAATGGCTTATTTGGTACACCTATTTATGCTTCGGCTCAATTTGTTTTTATCTTTATTTTGTTTGGTGCTATTTTGGAATCAACGGGTGCGGGAAAAATGTTTATCGATCTGGCATTACGGATGTTTGGACGTTTTAAAGGTGGACCCGCGAAGGCAAGTGTTGTTGCCAGCGGTATGATGGGGAGTATCTCCGGCAGCTCAACAGCCAATGCAGTTACAACGGGAACATTTACGATCCCATTAATGAAAAAGGTAGGATTTAAGCCACATGTTGCAGGCGGTGTGGAAGTAGCTGCTTCTTCCAGTGGACAGTTTTTGCCACCGATTATGGGAGCCGCTGCTTTTATTATGGTGGAGTTTACAGGAATTCCTTATTATCAAATTATTCAGAGTGCCCTCATACCAGCATTGCTGGCATATGTTGGTATTTTATTTATGGTTCATTTTGAAGCAAGTAAGCATGGCATCACTGGTATGGAGCGTGATCAGTTAGCTTCCGGATGGCAGTTGTTATGGAGACAAGGCTACCTGTTGCTTCCAATTCTCGTACTTCTCTATTTTTTAGTGTATCAGCGGGTGTCCGTGAATAATTCGGCCTTCTTTTCGATTATTGTCTTACTTGTTCTGGCTATGTTTGTTCCGCGTTTTGCCAACCGTTTGGGTCGAACAAGTATGTGGGCTGCCTTATTTATCGTGGCGACCTTTTTAATGCAATACTTGATTGGTCCGCTTAATCAAGGACTTTATGCATTGAACAGCTTGTTTCATATCGACTTTTTTACAGTGGAAACGATCAGATGGAAGCCAGAATTAGTTATGCTGATTCTCATTAGTACAGGATTAGCTCTTCTATTCGGTTTTGTTCAAAAAAGAAAAGAAATACCTGTTCCAACGGAGTCCTTTCATGTGAAGCGAATCGTAGAAGGATTCGAAACAGCTTCAAGGAATGCTTTGTCGATTATTGTTGCCTGCGCTACGGCTGGTATTTTGATCGGGGTCATTACAACATCTGGACTGTCAACGAAATTCACGAGGATCGTGATTGACTTCAGCGCCACCTTAACAGATGCCTTGCCGTCCTTTTTAGTGACGGACAATACGCAGCTTTATTTTGCCTTGGTGTTAACGGTTTTTGCTTGTCTTCTATTGGGGCTGGGATTACCAACCACTGCTACGTATGTAGTGTTAGCAGCGATCGTAGCACCAGTCTTAACAGATATGGGAGTACATGTCTTAATTGCTCATTTATTTGTTCTGTATTATGGCGTCCTGGCTGATGATACTCCGCCAATTAATTTGCCAGCATATGCGACTGCAGGTATTGCCAAGGCAGGTCCGGTGAAGACAGGGTTACAAGGCTTTAAGTATGATTCAGCTGCTATATTACTACCATTTGTTTTCACACTCAATCCGACTATCTTACTGCTCACAGATGTAACGTGGTATCAAATGGTCTGGGCAATATTTACAGCAACGATTGGGATGATAGCTTTCGCCTCCTTTATTCAAAATTGGCTGATTCGCCGGTATTATTGGTATGAACGTTTATTAGCGTTGCTCACAGCACTTTTGTTTATCCAGAATAATTTATTAACCGATTTAATTGGTGTCGTTATTTTGACTGGTTTATTGGGTGCCCAGTGGTTATTTGGCCGTACAAAGAAAAAGACTATGTAA
- the cwlD gene encoding N-acetylmuramoyl-L-alanine amidase CwlD, producing the protein MSKKMKVMIWLIGLFLLIILMQYPMQRTMDSWQTWSLPLAGTTIVLDPGHGGADGGAEGSDDTQEKEISLSVSNMVRDYLQQAGAVVYMTREGDYDLAQENTKGLSRRKTEDIQQRVAFIKEKNADLFLSIHLNALAARQWKGAQTFFYPGREQNEMLAKSIQSEIRRNLENTNRDALALNQIYLLKYSEVPGALVEIGFLSNEEEKELLKSTNYQQKMAASIYEGILQYVTDDSSND; encoded by the coding sequence ATGTCGAAGAAAATGAAAGTAATGATTTGGTTAATTGGCTTATTTTTATTGATTATTCTGATGCAGTACCCGATGCAACGCACGATGGATTCGTGGCAGACGTGGTCGTTGCCGTTAGCAGGCACAACGATAGTCCTTGATCCGGGTCATGGAGGAGCGGATGGAGGAGCGGAAGGTTCAGATGATACGCAGGAGAAAGAAATATCGCTCAGTGTGTCGAACATGGTGCGTGATTATTTGCAACAGGCTGGTGCCGTTGTCTATATGACAAGAGAGGGTGATTATGATTTAGCCCAAGAGAATACAAAAGGCTTATCAAGAAGAAAAACAGAAGACATTCAACAGCGTGTCGCATTTATTAAGGAGAAAAATGCAGATCTTTTTCTCAGTATTCACCTTAATGCCCTAGCAGCTCGACAGTGGAAAGGTGCCCAAACCTTCTTTTATCCTGGACGTGAACAGAATGAAATGTTAGCTAAATCGATTCAGTCTGAGATTCGCCGCAATTTGGAGAATACCAACCGGGATGCACTTGCTTTGAACCAAATTTATTTGCTGAAATATAGTGAAGTTCCTGGCGCTCTTGTTGAAATTGGTTTCCTTTCCAATGAAGAGGAAAAGGAATTATTAAAATCGACGAACTATCAGCAAAAAATGGCCGCCAGTATATATGAAGGAATTTTGCAGTATGTGACAGATGATTCAAGCAATGATTGA
- a CDS encoding Mrp/NBP35 family ATP-binding protein: MLTKQAVVELLQKMKDPFLHKTFKETDGIEEVTIKEDKNHVSVKLAIAKTNTAEQMQLQQELVGALKELGAATVGLRFSQLPDEVIAQFQPTKEEDPSLLSKDSKTNFLAVASGKGGVGKSTVTVNTAVALARLGKKVGIIDADIYGFSVPDMMGVEERPKLRGNKIIPVERFGVKIMSMGFFVEDNSPVIWRGPRLGKMLTSFFKEVEWGELDFLLLDLPPGTGDVALDLHNMIPSSKELIVTTPHPTAAFVAARAGQMAINTEHEILGVIENMSFFESQVTGEKEYVFGKGGGDKLAEVLDTEVIGRLSLQQPFEEEGVFAPSVYQENHPNGQEYLKVAKQIVEQF, from the coding sequence TTGCTTACGAAACAAGCTGTTGTGGAGCTTTTACAGAAAATGAAAGATCCATTCTTGCATAAAACATTTAAAGAAACAGATGGTATCGAGGAAGTGACCATTAAAGAAGATAAGAATCATGTCAGTGTCAAACTTGCTATTGCGAAAACGAATACAGCAGAACAGATGCAACTGCAACAGGAATTGGTTGGCGCATTAAAGGAGTTAGGAGCGGCTACAGTCGGGCTTCGCTTCAGTCAATTACCTGATGAAGTGATTGCACAATTCCAGCCGACGAAGGAGGAAGATCCTTCACTGCTTAGCAAAGACTCTAAAACCAACTTTTTAGCTGTAGCGAGCGGTAAAGGGGGCGTCGGCAAGTCAACTGTCACCGTTAATACGGCTGTTGCACTGGCACGTTTAGGTAAGAAAGTAGGCATCATTGATGCGGATATTTATGGTTTTAGTGTACCTGATATGATGGGAGTAGAAGAAAGACCGAAGCTTAGAGGGAATAAAATCATCCCGGTAGAGCGATTCGGTGTGAAAATTATGTCGATGGGCTTCTTTGTTGAAGACAATTCTCCTGTTATCTGGAGAGGACCACGTCTGGGTAAAATGCTGACAAGCTTCTTTAAAGAGGTTGAATGGGGCGAGCTCGACTTCTTATTATTAGATTTACCACCTGGAACTGGTGACGTTGCGCTTGATCTTCATAACATGATCCCTTCCTCAAAAGAACTGATTGTAACAACGCCACATCCAACGGCAGCATTTGTAGCTGCTCGTGCTGGTCAAATGGCGATTAATACAGAGCATGAGATTCTTGGAGTAATTGAGAACATGTCTTTCTTTGAGAGTCAGGTTACTGGTGAGAAGGAATATGTATTTGGTAAAGGTGGAGGCGATAAGCTTGCTGAAGTTCTGGATACAGAAGTAATCGGTCGTCTATCCTTACAGCAGCCATTTGAAGAAGAAGGTGTATTTGCACCATCCGTCTATCAAGAAAACCATCCAAATGGTCAGGAATACTTGAAAGTGGCAAAGCAAATTGTGGAGCAATTTTAA